The proteins below come from a single Vanessa tameamea isolate UH-Manoa-2023 chromosome 15, ilVanTame1 primary haplotype, whole genome shotgun sequence genomic window:
- the LOC113398448 gene encoding tetra-peptide repeat homeobox protein 1-like produces MKSFFAILFLTASVLAEPSKVVQKRSGLVGHYGGSLLSHGYGLGGGYGYGGGYGGYSGALAAGYGGLGSGIGSGLGLSSGTIVGADVHTTVTKHIGVPVPAPYPVAVDRPVPYPVKVAVPVPVDRPYAVPVPRPYAVAVEKPVAVPVDRPVPVAVPHAVPVPIIKQVGVPVPQPYPVAVAKPVAVPIPQPVGVPVFKSIIGGGLSSGIASGYLGGGIHDGYHGHGYHSKIW; encoded by the exons ATGAAGTCTTTT TTCGCAATCCTTTTCTTGACTGCTTCGGTTCTCGCAGAACCGAGCAAAGTCGTTCAGAAGCGAAGCGGTCTGGTTGGACACTATGGCGGGTCTCTGCTCTCGCACGGCTATGGTCTCGGAGGTGGTTATGGATATGGCGGCGGCTATGGAGGTTATAGCGGTGCCTTGGCCGCTGGCTACGGAGGTCTCGGCTCAGGAATTGGATCAGGCTTAGGGCTTTCCTCAGGCACTATTGTTGGTGCTGACGTTCACACGACCGTTACGAAACATATTGGCGTACCTGTACCAGCGCCTTACCCAGTAGCAGTTGACAGGCCAGTCCCCTACCCCGTTAAG gttGCTGTCCCCGTGCCAGTAGACCGCCCCTACGCCGTACCAGTCCCTAGACCTTACGCTGTCGCAGTGGAGAAGCCAGTTGCTGTACCAGTTGACAGACCAGTACCAGTTGCAGTCCCACATGCAGTTCCAGTGCCCATCATTAAACAG GTTGGAGTTCCCGTACCTCAGCCCTACCCGGTCGCCGTGGCTAAGCCAGTAGCTGTACCAATCCCACAACCCGTGGGAGTGCCTGTTTTTAAATCCATTATCGGCGGCGGTTTATCTTCTGGAATTGCATCTGGATACCTAGGCGGTGGAATCCATGACGGATACCACGGTCACGGCTACCACTCCAAAATCtggtaa